Within Verrucomicrobiota bacterium, the genomic segment CGAGAAAGAAGCCAGCGCTGAACTGCCCGCCCGCATCACCCGCGCCCACGCCATTCTCTTCCAACGTCCCCCGACCGCGAAGGAACTCGCGATGGCCACGCGCTTCCTCACCGGCCGCGAGACCGACAGGAAAGCGTGGTCCGAATACGCCCAAGCCCTGATCGCGAGCAACGAGCTGGCCTTTGTGGATTGAGGTGGCCCCGCCCATTCCACGGTTGAAAGTTCGCCACACCGCCACCACACTTTGCGCACCATGAAACTTGCCCCCGTTCTCGCCGCCCTGTTTGCGTTTGCCACGGTCTCGACGGTCGCCGCGGAGAAAGATCCGCGCGTGTTCGAAATGCGGACCTACACCGCGCTGCCCGGCCGGCTGGACGCGCTGAACGCCCGGTTCCGCGACCACACGTGCAAGCTGTTCGAGAAGCACGGCATGGTGAACCTCGGCTACTTCGTGCCGGTGCAAAACACGAACAACCAGTTGATCTATTTCCTCGCGCACCAGAGCCGCGACGCCGCACGCAAGTCGTGGGCCGCGTTCATCGCAGACCCCGACTGGCGCAAGGCGCAGCAGGCGTCCGAGGCCGACGGGAAGATCCTCGCCAAGGCACCCGAGGCGATCTTCCTCGACGCGACGGATTACTCCCCCGCGATCAAGCACAGCGACGTGGGCGGGCGCGTGTTCGAAGTGCGCACCTACACGACGGAGCCCGGCCGGCTCGACGCTCTCAACGCGCGCTTTCGCGACCACACGGTGAAGCTCTTCGCGAAGCACGGCATGGCGAACATCGCCTACTGGGTGCCGATGAAAGGCGAGAAAGGGGCGGACAACACGCTGGTCTACTTGCTCGCCCACAAGAGCGAGGAGGCGGCGAAGGCCAGCTTCGACGGGTTCCGCAAGGACGGCGAGTGGGTCGCGGCGCGCAAGGCGAGCGAGGAAAAGGCCGGCGGCTCGCTCACGGTTCAGGGGGGAGTGAAGTCCATGTTTCTCAAGCCCGTGGACTACTCGCGTGTGAAGTGACGGTCCGCCCGGCTTACGGGGTTTTTGCAGGAGTCGCCGGATCCACCTTCGCCACGATCTGGTCGTAGAGTTTTAGTTCAAACGTTCCAGGGATCCTTGCGCCCGGGCGTGGGAAGAGCAGGTCCACCGTCCATGTGTGGGTGAAGTCCGTCATCGTGTTTGGACCGGAGATGACCGAGGTCGCAAGCCATCCCTCGACCGCGTCGTCCCAGGAGACCGACGCGCTGCTGCCCTCGGCGAAGTGGTATTTAATCTTGAATCCCGCGGCGGTGACGTCCGTCGTGCCGCGCAACACGTCGCCCGTCGCGCGCGTGCCTGCGCCCTCGCCAAAGCGCGTCGTGCCCTTCACCTGCGCGGTCCCGAGCTTTTCGATCTCCGTGATCGCGCCCTTGAGGCGCCGCCCCCAATCCTCGGCGCTGATCTTGCGGTTTGAGCCCACGTCGACGGTGAGTTGTGTGAGCGACGTGGTGAGGAAGAACGGTTCCGTCTTTGTGCCGCCGCGCCACAGGCGGATGTCGCCGGCATTGAAGCGGATATCGTTGATCGCGCCCGAACGGCTGAGCTCGCGGATGACCTTTTGCGATATGCGCGCCCGCACGAGCACATGGCTGCCGAGCGGATTCTCCCGCACCAGCATGAGCCGGTCGCCCCCCATGAAGACGTAGTTGCCGCTCTGCCGGCCGATGCCATCGAGCGCCTGCGCAGCATCCACGAGACGGACGCTGACGACTTCGAGGTCGGGCGGCACGAGGGACTTGTAGCCCAGAACACCCAAAGCGATGAGCGCGGCCACGAAGAGAAGTTTGACGAGCGAGCGCATGGGACGGCTGGCAATGGGAAACACCGCAGTCGGGCGCGTGGTGCGCGTGCGGTTGCGCCAAGTTGCCACCCGCACTACAGGAAAGCGGCCCGGGAATGTCAACGCACATCCCGCGTGCCTGCGCCGGGCGGGAGCACTTCAAACGCATGCAACCACGGCCGGCCAGTCGCGGACCTGGCGAGGATCGGGTCGAGGTCGCGGAACGCCGCGTGCGACTCGATCGCCCGTTCCAACGCGGAGCCCCGCATGACAATGGCAAATCGCGCGCCGACGTTCAGGAACTCGCCGGGCGTGGCGGCCGCGCTTTCGCCGAGCCACGGCTCGCCCAGCATCCAGGCCGTGTAGAGCCCGGCGCGGCCCCCTTGCATCAGCGCGTGGCCGGCGACGGGTCCGGCGAGATTTGCGGCGCGCATCGCAGTGGCAAGTTCCATCGCCGCGCGGCTTGCGGAATTCGGGAGTCCCTTGAGCGACGCGACGCCCCACAAGCTGGCAACGGAAACGAACGAGGCGAAGCACACCGACGTGAGCCGCGATGCGAAGCGGGCTGCGTCGGGCCCGCGACGCTTCGACCACCATGCGGCCGCGCCGACCGTCGCGATCCAGAGGAATGGCAGCAGGCCTTGGAAATACCGCTGATCTTCGCGCATCAGGAACACCGGCAGATACACCGCCATCATTCCGATACACGGCACCGCCGCCCAACGCCAGCGTTCGCCGATGAACGCGCCTCCCCGGCGCAACGGAGTCCACACGCACACACCCAGCGCGAGCAATCCAACCCAGAGCGCGTCCATTCCGCCCAGCGCACGTGCGACGTTCAGTGCTCCCGGTCGGCTTGCAAGTTCGGCGAGCCCGCCGGCATCCACGCCGCCGATCATGGCGAGTTCCGTGCGCAGGTTGCCAGCCATCACGCCGAGTTGGTGCCGGAAGTGATCCCCGCTGTCGAAGGGCGACCAGTAGCGATACGGCATGCGCGATGGGTCTTCCCACGCCGTGACGCGGCCCGGCTCGGGTTGGTGAAACGTCCGCGCGAACGGGTGGTAACGATCCACATCCGCGGGACCCGCGACCGCGTGCGCAATGCGGGCCGTCGTGGAGAACGTGGCCGTTTGATACTTGAACGAGATCGTGAGAATCCACGGCATCCCGACGACGAACGCGGCCGCAAGCGTGACGCCGAGCTGCCGGAACGCCTGCCGCCGGTCGCCTGCCGCCGAGCCGACAAGCCACGCCAGGGGCACGCCGATGATCACGGCGAGCGGGAGCGCGACCGCCTTCGCGAGATACGCAAGCCCCCACCAGCAGCCGGCCAGCGCGGCGCATCGCTGATCCGCCAGCCATCGTTCCTCGATCAAGGCCGCCACGGCGAAGCTCAGCAATCCGGCGACCAGCAAGTCAGGCGAAATCGTGCGCACACTCCACGCAACGCTCGACGCCGCGAGCACGCACGCGCCCAGGAGAGTCTCCCGGGCCGCCAGGTTGAACACCCGGAACACCGCCAGTCCGCCCCAGAAAAAAACCACCGCAGAAAACACCATGACCGCGCGCGCGGCGACAAGCGGGTCGAGTCCGAGCTTCAAGCCCGGCACCAGCAGCCACACGAGCAGCGGGCTCCAGTAGCCCGACACCCCAAGTTCGGTCTGGCCGGTGGCGAAGTAGTGCGCGAGCCGCAAGTAGGCCACGGCATCGGTGTTGAGTTGGTGCCCGTTGCGCCACGCGGCGAGGACGAGGAGGACCAACTGCGCCGCGAACACGCACAGCACGGCGCGTCGCGCGGAGCCTGGCGGGGGTTCGCTCATCGGCGGTCAGCGCCTCCGCCCGAGGAAGCGCAGCTTGCCCCATCGCACCGAGCAGTGTTCCGCCTCGAAGTGGCGGCGCAGCACGGCGAGGATTTCCTCCGGGCGGCCGAGCCAGTTGAAGTAAGTCGTCGCCTCGTGCTCCGTCATGACGGCGAAGGCGTCGAGTTTGTCCCACAGTTTTCGGGCCAGCCCCATGTTTGAGACGGCGTGGACGAATCGGAGGAAGGGCGTGTCCCACGGCTCGACGATCATGAAGCGGCCGCCGGCGCGAAGGACGCGCGCGGTCTCGGCGGCGGTCGTTTCCAAATCACCGGGAATCTCGGGCAGGTGATGGAGCCCGCCTTGCACAATGAGGATGTCGCGGCTCGCGTCGGCGAACGGAAGCCTGCGGCAATCCGCGGCGACGGTTCGCGCCTTGCCGGTGTATTGGGCGAGCAGCGCGGGCGAGAGGTCCACGCCCTCGACGCGGGTGAAGCCGAGTTGTTCCAGCGCGATGAGCCCGTTGCCGCGGCCGCAGAAAATCTCCACGAGCTCGGCGTCGCGCGGCCACGAATCCGCGCCGAGCAGCCGCAGGCGCGAGATGAACTTGGCGATTTCCTGCCCGGGGGTCTCGAACCGCAGGTAGGCCTTCTCCCACGCCGTGGGTTCCGGAGTTGGCGGGTTCGCGGCGTTCATGCCCGTTCACTTCCTTCGCAGGGTGAGGATGCTCAGCACGAAGCTGAACAGCATCATCTGGAATCCGAGCGAGGTGAGCGTCACCCCGGGGATGACCCATCGCATGGTGTGGGCGTAATCGAGCTGGCCGAAATGCGCGAGACGCCACTGGTTCACCGCGCCGAGCAGCAGCGACACGCCCGTGAGCATGGCGGCGACGCCGATGAGCAGCCCCCGTTCGAGCCGCAGGAACTCGAGCAGGCGCGCCAGCGCGGGCTGCTCCGGCAGCAGGCCGATGTTCACCGCGAACGTCCGCGCAAACACGGCGAACTGCGCGGATTGGAATCCCGCCAGCAACGCCAGGCTTGCGAACAGCAACGTGTGCGCGTCAAAGGTCACCCCGCTGACCGTCGCGCCCGGCAACGCGACCGCGTAACCTGCGAGTCCCGCCGCCATCAAGGCGAGTCCCGGCAGCAGGAACAGCCAGCGCGGGCTGCACAGCAGGAAAAACCGGAGCGTCCGCCACCCGTCACGCACCGTGCGCAGGTGCGACTTGTGCATGGTGCGACCGTCGGGATGAAGCGTGATGGGCACCTCGGCGATGCGCGCGCCCTGGACGCTGGCCTTGATGATCATCTCGATGGCGAACTCCATGCCCGTGCAACGCAGGTCGAGCCGTTCGTAAAGTGCCTTCGTGAACCCGCGCAGCCCGCAATACACGTCGTGCACGGGCGCGTCGAACATCCGCCGCGCCATCACGGAGAACATCGGGTTGCCCAGCCAGCGGTGCGACGGCGGCATCGCGCCCTCCATCACGCGTCCGCCGCCCGAAGGCAGCCGGCAGCCCTGCGCCATCTCCGCCCCGCCCCGCAGTTTCTCGATGAACGGATGGAGCGCGGTGAAGTCGTAGCTGTCGTCAGCATCGCCCATGATGACGAACCGGCCGCGCGCCGCGGCGATGCCGCCCATGAGCGCATTGCCATAGCCGCGCGCGCTCACCGGAACGACGCGAGCGCCAAGGGCCCGCGCAATGTCGGGCGAGCCATCGGTGCTGCCGTTGTCGGCGACGATGATCTCGCCTTTCACGCCGTGTTCGTCGAGGCAGCGTCGCGCCTTCTTGATGCACGTGGCGAGCGTCTCCGCCTCGTTCAAGCAGGGCATGACGATGGAGACTTCGACAGAATCCGCGGGAGTCTCCCCCCCCGGGGTGGGCACGCTGGTCACGGGTCGAGAATGCCACGGTGCCGCCGCGCTGCACAGGCTGATTTCACCGCGCGGGCGCGGGTTAAGATGCGGCGCGGAGAAAGTAATGCCGCTGCTTGTCGCTCACGGGCATCGCGAGCCGCTCCATCACGGCGAGCATGTCCTCCCACACCTTGCGTTTCTCCGCGAGCGCCTGGTTCCGGAGGAGATACGCCGGATGGAAGGTCGGCATCAGCGGCGTGCCGCGAAAGTCCTGCCAGTGGCCGCGAAGCCGCGTGATGCCGGCGGACTTGCCGAGCAACCCCTCGACCGCGACACCGCCGAGCGCGACCATCACCTTCGGCTGGATGATCTCGATCTGCCCGAGGAGCCACGGGATGCAGGTGTTCATTTCCTCGGGAGACGGCTTGCGGTTGCCGCTGCTGCCGGCGGGCATGTCGGGCCGGCACTTCAGGATGTTCGCGATGTAGACGTCGCTTCGCGCGAGCCCCATCGCCTGGATGATCTTGGTGAGAAGCTGCCCCGCGGCGCCGACGAACGGCTCGCCTTGCGCGTCCTCATCCGCGCCCGGCGCCTCGCCGACGAACATCAGCTCCGCCGCCGGATTGCCGACCCCGAACACGACCTGTTTGCGCGACGTGACGAGGTGCGGACATTTCGCGCACACGACCGCGCGCTCCCGGAGCGCCGCCAGCGCGGCCGGCCGGTCGGCAGGGGCGGGCGGCCTCACTTGCGCGCCCCGTGGTGATGGCGCGGGTGAAACAGGAAGCGCGGGCACCGGGTGGACGGGGGCCGCAGCGGATGCATACGGCCGCGCCTCCACGGTCGCGCGCGTCCGCACTGCGCCTGTGCGCTCCGCAGCCTTGCGTGCCGCGCCGGGCACCGGGAGCGCGGCGAGCGACTCGCGCGACACCGGCACGAAGCGGACGCCCGCCGCCTTCATCGCCTCAAGTTCGCGGAGTGTCGCGTCCAGAAGTTCGTCGTGGAGGTCCATTCGCGGGCTTGCGTGATCGATTTCCGCGCCGTGATTAACCATCAATCGCCCCCGAGGGCGAGCCGCAACTTGGCTACTTGTCCGCAGCCAGGATCGTGACGAGCACGGGCCGGTGGTCAGACGCCTCGGCCCAGTAAGGCAGCGCGAGCACAAACGACCGCACCTTGTCCCACTCGTTCGCCATGGCGCGGCTCAACAGCACGTAGTCGAAGCGGCTGTAGGTTTCCTCGCGATTGTAAAAGTAAGTCCACGCGACCGCGTTTGTCCCGGTGGCCGCGACTTGCGAGCCCACGGCGCCGGGGCCGCGCTCGGTCGGCCGGGTGTCAACAAGCTCTGATTGCCCGCGGCCGACGACGGCGCGAATGGGCTTCGACGTGCGCGTGTCGTTGAGGTCGCCGAGCACGACGAGGTTCACGTTTGGATCGGACTTCATGCGCGCGTCAACTTTCTCGCGAAGCAACTGCGCCTCGTGCAGGCGCAGGTCGGCTTCGTTTGCACCGGGCACCGGGCGCTTGGACTTCAAGTGCGCCGCGAGCAGGGTGAACCGGTAGCGCTCGTTCACCCGCACCACGACCTCGGCGAAACCGCGGGAAACCGAAAACCGCCGGCCATCCAGCAGGAACTGCTCGTTGGTGTGCGGGAGGCGTGACACGAACGGGAACCGGCTGAGCACGGCGACGTGGATGTTTGTGTCGGCGCCCGTGACGTGCTCCCAGTGCGGGTAATCAAGGCCGCGCGCGCGCAACCGGGCGCGCAACTCAAGCAGCGCATTGGTGCAGCCCACCTCCTGCAGCGCGAGCACGTCGGCGCGCAACTCGACCAGCGTGTCGGCCACGCGCGCCTTCGCCTCCGCTGGCTTCGCCTTCCGGCCCGCGAGTTCGGCGTGGAGATAATTCTCGACGTTAAACGTCGCGATGGTGAAGGACTCCGCCGCCGCGAGCGCGGGGACTCCGGCCAGCAACAGGCCGGCCGCAAGCCATGCGCGGGCAGTCCACATGGGCGCACGGTAGCCCTTTGGTTGCGGTCGGCAAGCCCGCGGACAAGCGGTCCAATCCGTGGTTCACGAGGCCCCGGCGGCGCCCGGTGGGCGGCCTGCGAATCACTTCTTCTTCGCCGTCGGAGCCGCCGGCGTCGCGACCGAAAA encodes:
- a CDS encoding NIPSNAP family protein; translation: MKLAPVLAALFAFATVSTVAAEKDPRVFEMRTYTALPGRLDALNARFRDHTCKLFEKHGMVNLGYFVPVQNTNNQLIYFLAHQSRDAARKSWAAFIADPDWRKAQQASEADGKILAKAPEAIFLDATDYSPAIKHSDVGGRVFEVRTYTTEPGRLDALNARFRDHTVKLFAKHGMANIAYWVPMKGEKGADNTLVYLLAHKSEEAAKASFDGFRKDGEWVAARKASEEKAGGSLTVQGGVKSMFLKPVDYSRVK
- a CDS encoding class I SAM-dependent methyltransferase; the protein is MNAANPPTPEPTAWEKAYLRFETPGQEIAKFISRLRLLGADSWPRDAELVEIFCGRGNGLIALEQLGFTRVEGVDLSPALLAQYTGKARTVAADCRRLPFADASRDILIVQGGLHHLPEIPGDLETTAAETARVLRAGGRFMIVEPWDTPFLRFVHAVSNMGLARKLWDKLDAFAVMTEHEATTYFNWLGRPEEILAVLRRHFEAEHCSVRWGKLRFLGRRR
- a CDS encoding glycosyltransferase family 2 protein produces the protein MPCLNEAETLATCIKKARRCLDEHGVKGEIIVADNGSTDGSPDIARALGARVVPVSARGYGNALMGGIAAARGRFVIMGDADDSYDFTALHPFIEKLRGGAEMAQGCRLPSGGGRVMEGAMPPSHRWLGNPMFSVMARRMFDAPVHDVYCGLRGFTKALYERLDLRCTGMEFAIEMIIKASVQGARIAEVPITLHPDGRTMHKSHLRTVRDGWRTLRFFLLCSPRWLFLLPGLALMAAGLAGYAVALPGATVSGVTFDAHTLLFASLALLAGFQSAQFAVFARTFAVNIGLLPEQPALARLLEFLRLERGLLIGVAAMLTGVSLLLGAVNQWRLAHFGQLDYAHTMRWVIPGVTLTSLGFQMMLFSFVLSILTLRRK
- a CDS encoding uracil-DNA glycosylase, with the protein product MKAAGVRFVPVSRESLAALPVPGAARKAAERTGAVRTRATVEARPYASAAAPVHPVPALPVSPAPSPRGAQVRPPAPADRPAALAALRERAVVCAKCPHLVTSRKQVVFGVGNPAAELMFVGEAPGADEDAQGEPFVGAAGQLLTKIIQAMGLARSDVYIANILKCRPDMPAGSSGNRKPSPEEMNTCIPWLLGQIEIIQPKVMVALGGVAVEGLLGKSAGITRLRGHWQDFRGTPLMPTFHPAYLLRNQALAEKRKVWEDMLAVMERLAMPVSDKQRHYFLRAAS